A window of Magnolia sinica isolate HGM2019 chromosome 13, MsV1, whole genome shotgun sequence genomic DNA:
CTGCCACCTTGCACAATATTCATGCTCAATTGATGATATGATTATCTTGTGTTTCACTCAACAATAAGAAATAAATAGAACTCCCTGAGTATATGATTGGCAGATGATGATGGTAGCAGTGGTGGTGGTGAAGATGATGATCAACTGCTCCTGCATTTCATCACATTACACTGGGCAGGATAAAAGCAGATTACTGTTTGCTATGGAAAAAATGGTGCCAGAAATCCGCTGCCACCTTCCACAAGATTCATGCTCAACCAATGATAACATTATCTTGTGTTTCCCTCAACAATAAGAAATAAATAGAACTCCTTGAGTATATGATTGGCAGGTGAAATTGAATGTATCATTAATGGTTTGCATTCAGGAGTAATGGAACTGTGACTACCTGAAAATACTCAGGCATCCACAAAGGAAGGACCACAGCTTCCTCCAAAAGTCTTTTAGCTTCCGAAAGTCCTGCAACATCATCCCATCTTACACCAGGGCTGGTCTCCAAGACATCCCTTTCAAGCATTGCAGCCAAGTCCGGATCAGGTCCTTCATACTGTCCCTTCCTTGACTTTCCTTCATCTGCATCACCATTCTGCCAACATCGCATGTAAAACACAACCATGATATGTAAAGGTCAAATATTACCGAACATCTAGCAGACATGAAAACAGTATGAATAACCAAAGTCATAATGTGGAAGTATAGGTCAATGAGGAATGTGGCATAGCTAATGTGGATGGAGCACAGAGAACgaaaacagaaataaattttATTACATTCAATAGAAAAAAATTGTGATCTGCAAAACACTCTTGATAGAAAGGATTCTAACTTTTGCTCTATTAAGATAGCCACACTGTAGCTAATGTCAAACACATCTTGAGCCAAAGAGACCAGCTATATTCCTCATCCTTAGAGAGAGAACATTGGCTAAGATGCCCTCAAAACAATGCATATGTTTCCACAAATATAAAAGCATAATGATTCTACCATCAGTAATGGTTGCAACCACAATATCCAACATATCAATGAAGCTATTGTAAGAGCAAGACTTGCCACTAAGAAAAGTGATCACAAGAGAAGAATGTGTAAATCACACTTAAATGTGTTCCTCATATacaaaatttaattattttattgcaAATGAGTTCCAGCAACTAGCATCAACCAGTGGCTCGGACAAAAACTGTCAAGGTTAATCATGGGCAAGAAACTGAAAAACAAATAAAGAGATACATCATGCTATATAATGCCCTACTGTTTGGTTGCTAGGGAATTCATTCCATGGTTCATGTTTCATGGAGAATGTTAGAGTTGGTATAGTATTTCTCCAGGAATGACTTTTTTTTTGGTTGATAGTCTTTTCTGAGGAAACTGGCAAAAGTCAAGAGTTTTGTTTCAATTCCCTAGGTTTTTTACATTCAGGGAAAAAGGTAGGGCAAGTTTTTCTtttatggatgaatggaattctTAGGGAATGTAAAAACCAACCAAACAGGTGTGAACCAAActtaatttttataaaaatcaggAAATTATTCAGCCAAGAAATTACAAATAAGCAACCAAGCACGCCCAGCATCCAACTGTTTCACAAATATGATAGATAAAGCCTGCAATTTGTTAACATAGTTTCAAATCAACAGAACTCACCAAAGAATCTGTTTTACTCGCATTGGATCTGCCAGAGGCAGTGCCTTTTTTAGCAGGCAGTCCTGAAGCAGTTGATGAGCGAACTCCAGTGCTAGTTCTGCTTGAGGCATTAGACTTTGCTCCGCGACCAACAGTTCCTGGCCTAGTTGAACCACGAGCCCACGTTGCATCTTGTGTAGATTTTCTCATGCTCGCTTGGCCAGCCCTTGTTGGTCTTCTACTTCCATGAGTGTCCCTGCTGGGCGGTCTCCAAACATCAGGGTCATCCATGGGGGCACCTGAGGAAGTTGGGTACTCATCCAGAGGTTGGAACACAAAGCCTCCTGATTTAACACGAATTGGGGGTGAAGAAGATCGCCCGATCCCTGGAATTTCCTTGAAGGACCTTCTTTCTGCATCCAACTGTTTCACAATGTCTATTTCCTCAGAAAGACCTTTCTTGCAATTCATCCATTTCGTACGAAGTGAAGGATCATCGAGAGTGCTTAGGTGCctgaaaacaaagaaaaataaggaCAAAAAAGTGAGACGATAATACAGTACCAGCAGATGTGGATGTAAGTTATAAATCAATCTTTACATGCATTTTGAATTTTAACCAATGGCTAcaaaaattcaattcaaaatttactAAATAATATCATTGTAAATTATTTAgggagtgtttggttgcactaattTTCATAAAAAATCATGAAACTTTGCACTAAATTAGACTTAagtaatgcatgggcattttcacgccgggctcgagtggggtggcctatgcagggacacactcgggtgggcggcccatgtgagggggaacccatgtgatgggaggcccacgaagggggtttggccgaggacctaacccatgggatgtgaggcctaggctataagataaatggattgattcgccacgctctatcagttcaagcttttagagcaagtggttagttgtcctgcgccAAAGTGGTATAATCATgaaatttgatgcaaccaaacacacctttaGTGATTTCATAAAAGTAATTGAAAACCTGCAATGCAACCAACTTTTgagcaaaaaaaaatttaatcataTGGCAAATAACTTGTGTGAATTGTGTATTTGAGTTATAATCAATACCAAAGATCAATGAAATTTGGAAACAATGCATGTTGTAAATTAGACATGGACACGTGTTTTGTTGTCAGACCTAGACGAGAGGTGTTCAACACAAGGAGCCTAGAAAACCCGACACATAACATGTCCATATAGTCATCTATATAAATATCAGTTCATAAAAGCAAATATATGGAAGTTTTTATCCATATGATTGGAAATAGAAGAAGATAGTGCAaatattaaataatttttttcaaaaaatgataattttgtagggttttcttttttgaaattggTAATGGGCTGTCTCAGAATGTACCCAACATGCATCTCCAACAAGACATTCTTGTGCATATGTAGTGCCCTTGTTATGTGCCATGTGAAGCATATAATAACAATGTGCGATATCAAGAAAAGATGGAACGATTACAAATCCACAATTGAAACTACATACCAACCTTTCTAAAGTGTTTTGGTACATTTTAGGTGCAATGACATCTCTAAAGCAGGTGAGGAACTTATACAAACAACAAAAGAAAGGGTAATTGTTTTCACCCACTCTAGCTGATTAACACACCCACATTTCTGCTTTTAGTCATGCATCAGTGCAACTTGCACCCTTGCATAACCAAAAGTGGGAAGGATGGGTGTATTTGTCAGTTTTATTTGCCAATtttatcaggaaaaaaaaaaaaaaccatgattttTTAGATGGACTTCAGAAATGAATTAACATACGGATAAGGTTTGCTAGCAACTTCTCCATTTCTTCTGCACCCAGAACACAAGTCCATGGTGATCAGGACCGTTAATCTAGTGGGCACAAATAGATAAGCTGTGGCCTAAATACCACAGCAACCAGATTATCTTAGTCATTGCATCAGCAGCCTgagattcattttattttttttaagatcgAGAAAAAAAGGTCAAATTTCAATGGGCAAATCATGCACTGATTGGACAGCTAGAATCGTCTGATCATAATCTTCTCAGTTATGGTCTATCAATATGGCTGTCCATCCAATCAAGGATTCAATTTCACAGAAAAACAAACAAGGCTACAAATCTACGGGCCCGAATTGAATTATGCAAAAACTAAGAGGCTTTGCAAAAGACGAATCCGATTGCGAAAATGCTAATcgatgtggagagagagagagagagagagagagagagagagagagagagagagattacttgTTGATCTGAGCGATGGCGCCATCAAAGAAGATGATGGCGGTATCATACAGACCTTCTAGGGCATACTCTCGCGCAAGCTTGAGATGATCTTGCAAGCCTGCGAGCGGGCCCACCATTCTCCAATTCTAGGGTTTATATGTGGAATCTGAAGAGTTGGCTAGGGTTTTGATCGGAGAGCTAGCTAGGGTTTTGGAAATGCCGAATTCCTTTAGTCGATTTTCTTCTTGTCCTACTTCGTTTCTGACGAATAGGGGTTTAAGAGTACGGTAGAAGCCGTTTGTGTGGAGGAGAGAGGGAACTTCTCCATCTGCTGCGACAGGTGACGAAGGAGACGTTTAAACATCCTTGACAG
This region includes:
- the LOC131223314 gene encoding katanin p60 ATPase-containing subunit A1 isoform X1 is translated as MVGPLAGLQDHLKLAREYALEGLYDTAIIFFDGAIAQINKHLSTLDDPSLRTKWMNCKKGLSEEIDIVKQLDAERRSFKEIPGIGRSSSPPIRVKSGGFVFQPLDEYPTSSGAPMDDPDVWRPPSRDTHGSRRPTRAGQASMRKSTQDATWARGSTRPGTVGRGAKSNASSRTSTGVRSSTASGLPAKKGTASGRSNASKTDSLNGDADEGKSRKGQYEGPDPDLAAMLERDVLETSPGVRWDDVAGLSEAKRLLEEAVVLPLWMPEYFQGIRRPWKGVLMFGPPGTGKTLLAKAVATECGTTFFNVSSATLASKWRGESERMVRCLFDLARAYAPSTIFIDEIDSLCNARGASGEHESSRRVKSELLVQVDGVNNSSTGEDGARKIVMVLAATNFPWDIDEALRRRLEKRIYIPLPNFESRKELIRINLKTVEVAPDVNIDGVARRTEGYSGDDLTNVCRDASLNGMRRKIAGKTRDEIKNMSKDEISKDPVAMCDFEEALTKVQRSVSAADIERHEKWFSEFGSA
- the LOC131223314 gene encoding katanin p60 ATPase-containing subunit A1 isoform X2, whose amino-acid sequence is MVGPLAGLQDHLKLAREYALEGLYDTAIIFFDGAIAQINKHLSTLDDPSLRTKWMNCKKGLSEEIDIVKQLDAERRSFKEIPGIGRSSSPPIRVKSGGFVFQPLDEYPTSSGAPMDDPDVWRPPSRDTHGSRRPTRAGQASMRKSTQDATWARGSTRPGTVGRGAKSNASSRTSTGVRSSTASGLPAKKGTASGRSNASKTDSLNGDADEGKSRKGQYEGPDPDLAAMLERDVLETSPGVRWDDVAGLSEAKRLLEEAVVLPLWMPEYFQVDGVNNSSTGEDGARKIVMVLAATNFPWDIDEALRRRLEKRIYIPLPNFESRKELIRINLKTVEVAPDVNIDGVARRTEGYSGDDLTNVCRDASLNGMRRKIAGKTRDEIKNMSKDEISKDPVAMCDFEEALTKVQRSVSAADIERHEKWFSEFGSA